From Streptomyces cyaneogriseus subsp. noncyanogenus, the proteins below share one genomic window:
- a CDS encoding shikimate dehydrogenase — MPKDSYLVGLIGSGIGPSLSPALHEREADRQGLRYLYRLIDIDTLGVPPEAVGDLVRAARDLGFDGLNITHPCKQLVLEHLDGLAPQAEALGAVNTVVFDGGRAIGHNTDVTGFAASFARGLPDAPLERVVQLGAGGAGAAVAHATLTLGAGRVTVVDALPGRAAALAASLERHFGEGRAAFAAPDRLAELTAAADGIVHATPTGMAAHPGLPLPAGLLHPGLWVAEVVYRPLETELLRTARALGCAVLDGGGMAAFQAVDAFRLFTGREPDGARMLADLAELAGAVTAPK; from the coding sequence GTGCCCAAGGACTCGTATCTCGTCGGACTGATCGGTTCCGGCATCGGCCCCTCGCTCAGCCCGGCCCTGCACGAGCGCGAGGCCGACCGCCAGGGCCTGCGCTACCTGTACCGGCTGATCGACATCGACACCCTCGGCGTCCCGCCCGAGGCGGTGGGCGACCTGGTGCGCGCCGCCCGCGACCTCGGCTTCGACGGGCTCAACATCACCCACCCCTGCAAGCAGCTCGTCCTGGAGCACCTGGACGGCCTCGCCCCGCAGGCCGAGGCGCTGGGCGCGGTCAACACCGTCGTCTTCGACGGCGGCCGGGCGATCGGTCACAACACCGACGTCACCGGCTTCGCCGCCTCCTTCGCCCGCGGGCTGCCCGACGCGCCGCTGGAGCGCGTGGTGCAGCTCGGCGCCGGGGGCGCGGGCGCGGCCGTCGCCCACGCCACGCTCACGCTCGGCGCCGGGCGGGTCACCGTCGTCGACGCCCTGCCCGGACGGGCCGCCGCCCTGGCCGCTTCCCTGGAACGGCACTTCGGCGAGGGCCGCGCGGCCTTCGCCGCCCCCGACCGGCTGGCGGAACTGACCGCGGCGGCCGACGGCATCGTGCACGCCACCCCCACCGGCATGGCCGCCCACCCCGGCCTGCCCCTGCCCGCCGGGCTCCTCCACCCCGGGCTGTGGGTGGCCGAGGTCGTCTACCGCCCGCTGGAGACGGAACTGCTGCGCACCGCCCGCGCGCTCGGCTGCGCCGTGCTCGACGGCGGCGGCATGGCCGCCTTCCAGGCGGTGGACGCGTTCCGCCTGTTCACCGGCCGGGAACCCGACGGCGCGCGGATGCTCGCCGATCTCGCCGAGCTGGCCGGGGCCGTCACGGCACCGAAGTAG
- a CDS encoding bifunctional sugar phosphate isomerase/epimerase/4-hydroxyphenylpyruvate dioxygenase family protein: MRTSIATVSLSGSLTEKLNAAARAGFDGVEIFENDLLASPLTPEEVRDRCADLGLTIDLYQPMRDVEALPAEEFARTLRRARHKFELMRRLGADTVLVCSSVSPLAVDDDALAAGQLARLADLAQDFGIRVAYEALAWGRHVSTYDHAWRIVEAAGHPALGTCLDSFHILSRGSDPRGIEGIPGEKIFFLQLADAPRLAMDVLQWSRHHRCFPGQGGFDVAGLVRHVLRTGYDGPLSLEVFNDVFRQSDAGATAVDAQRSLRLLQEQVGLTAPPAPVVPTGVAFAELVTPDAEPVAALLGALGFARTARHRGGKPVDLWQQGQARVLVNTGTAARREGTHLAAVGLESPDPAGAARRAEALLAPVLPRRRAPQDAPLEAVAAPDGTELFFCATGREALPDWRADFPAAGPGAPRATGVRRIDHLSLTQPWHHFDEAALFHRSVLGLRAQESVDVADPYGLLRSRAVTNADGSVRIVLTVGPAPADDTAHAQHIALATDDVVAAARRFRAAGGRLLPIPANYYDDLAARHEFADGELETYRELGILYDRDTHGGVFRHCYTHTVGRVFFELVQREGGYRGYGAQNAPVRLAAQHAVRALTGG; this comes from the coding sequence ATGCGTACGTCCATCGCCACCGTCTCCCTCAGCGGCTCCCTCACCGAGAAGCTGAACGCCGCCGCCCGGGCCGGGTTCGACGGCGTGGAGATCTTCGAGAACGACCTGCTGGCCAGCCCCCTCACCCCGGAGGAGGTCCGCGACCGCTGCGCCGACCTCGGCCTGACCATCGACCTGTACCAGCCGATGCGGGACGTCGAGGCCCTCCCCGCCGAGGAGTTCGCCCGCACGCTGCGCCGGGCCCGGCACAAGTTCGAGCTGATGCGCCGGCTCGGCGCGGACACCGTGCTGGTCTGCTCCAGCGTCTCCCCGCTCGCCGTGGACGACGACGCCCTCGCCGCCGGGCAGCTCGCCCGGCTCGCCGACCTCGCCCAGGACTTCGGCATCCGCGTCGCCTACGAGGCGCTCGCCTGGGGCCGGCACGTCAGCACCTACGACCACGCCTGGCGCATCGTCGAGGCCGCCGGGCATCCGGCGCTCGGCACCTGCCTGGACAGCTTCCACATCCTCTCCCGGGGCAGCGACCCGCGGGGCATCGAGGGCATCCCCGGCGAGAAGATCTTCTTCCTCCAGCTCGCCGACGCGCCCCGGCTCGCCATGGACGTCCTCCAGTGGAGCCGCCACCACCGCTGCTTCCCCGGGCAGGGCGGCTTCGACGTGGCCGGGCTGGTGCGGCACGTGCTGCGCACCGGCTACGACGGTCCGCTCTCCCTGGAGGTCTTCAACGACGTCTTCCGGCAGTCCGACGCCGGCGCCACGGCCGTCGACGCCCAGCGCTCCCTGCGCCTCCTCCAGGAGCAGGTCGGCCTCACCGCGCCGCCCGCGCCCGTCGTCCCCACGGGGGTCGCCTTCGCCGAACTGGTCACACCGGACGCCGAACCCGTCGCCGCCCTGCTCGGCGCGCTGGGCTTCGCCCGCACCGCGCGCCACCGCGGGGGCAAACCCGTCGACCTGTGGCAGCAGGGCCAGGCCCGCGTCCTGGTCAACACCGGAACCGCCGCGCGCCGCGAGGGCACCCACCTCGCCGCCGTCGGCCTGGAGTCCCCCGACCCGGCGGGAGCGGCCCGCCGCGCCGAGGCGCTGCTCGCCCCCGTCCTGCCGCGCCGCCGCGCCCCGCAGGACGCCCCGCTGGAGGCGGTCGCCGCCCCCGACGGCACGGAGCTGTTCTTCTGCGCCACCGGACGCGAGGCGCTGCCCGACTGGCGGGCGGACTTCCCGGCCGCCGGACCGGGTGCGCCGCGGGCCACGGGCGTGCGCCGCATCGACCACCTCTCCCTGACCCAGCCCTGGCACCACTTCGACGAGGCCGCCCTCTTCCACCGCAGCGTCCTCGGACTGCGCGCGCAGGAGAGCGTGGACGTCGCCGACCCCTACGGCCTGCTGCGCAGCCGTGCCGTCACCAACGCCGACGGCAGTGTCCGTATCGTCCTCACCGTCGGCCCGGCACCGGCCGACGACACCGCGCACGCCCAGCACATCGCGCTGGCCACCGACGACGTGGTGGCCGCGGCGCGCCGCTTCCGCGCCGCCGGCGGCCGGCTGCTGCCGATCCCCGCCAACTACTACGACGATCTCGCCGCCCGCCACGAGTTCGCCGACGGGGAGCTGGAGACCTACCGCGAACTGGGCATCCTCTACGACCGGGACACGCACGGCGGTGTCTTCCGGCACTGCTACACGCACACCGTCGGCCGGGTCTTCTTCGAACTGGTCCAGCGGGAGGGCGGCTACCGCGGGTACGGCGCGCAGAACGCCCCCGTGCGCCTGGCGGCGCAGCACGCGGTCCGGGCGCTCACGGGCGGCTGA
- the gnd gene encoding phosphogluconate dehydrogenase (NAD(+)-dependent, decarboxylating): MQLGLIGLGKMGGNMRERLRRAGHTVVGYDRNAEISDVSSLTELVGKLQAPRAVWVMVPAGAATQSVIDELGELLQPGDTVIDGGNSRWSDDEKHAAELGAKGIGFVDAGVSGGVWGLENGYALMVGGEKEHVDRLQPIFQSLKPEGPYGYVHAGKVGAGHFAKMVHNGIEYAMMQAYAEGWELLEKVDSVDNVREVFRSWQEGTVIRSWLLDLAVNALDEDQHLEKLRGYAEDSGEGRWTVEAAIDNAVPLPAITASLFARFASRQEDSPQMKMIAALRNQFGGHAVESAKK; encoded by the coding sequence ATGCAGCTCGGTCTCATCGGTCTCGGCAAGATGGGCGGCAACATGCGCGAGCGTCTGCGCCGCGCCGGCCACACCGTCGTCGGCTACGACCGCAACGCCGAGATCTCCGACGTCAGCAGCCTGACCGAACTCGTCGGCAAGCTTCAGGCACCGCGCGCGGTCTGGGTGATGGTCCCGGCCGGCGCGGCCACCCAGTCCGTCATCGACGAGCTCGGTGAGCTGCTCCAGCCCGGCGACACGGTGATCGACGGCGGCAACTCCCGCTGGAGCGACGACGAGAAGCACGCCGCCGAGCTCGGCGCCAAGGGCATCGGCTTCGTCGACGCCGGCGTCTCCGGCGGTGTGTGGGGCCTGGAGAACGGCTACGCGCTGATGGTCGGCGGCGAGAAGGAGCACGTCGACCGCCTCCAGCCCATCTTCCAGTCGCTCAAGCCGGAGGGCCCCTACGGGTACGTCCACGCGGGCAAGGTCGGTGCGGGCCACTTCGCCAAGATGGTCCACAACGGCATCGAGTACGCGATGATGCAGGCGTACGCCGAGGGCTGGGAGCTGCTGGAGAAGGTCGACTCCGTGGACAACGTCCGCGAGGTCTTCCGCTCCTGGCAGGAGGGCACCGTCATCCGCTCCTGGCTGCTCGACCTCGCGGTCAACGCCCTCGACGAGGACCAGCACCTGGAGAAGCTGCGCGGTTACGCCGAGGACTCCGGCGAAGGCCGGTGGACGGTGGAGGCGGCCATCGACAACGCGGTGCCGCTGCCCGCGATCACCGCCTCGCTGTTCGCCCGGTTCGCCTCCCGCCAGGAGGACTCGCCGCAGATGAAGATGATCGCGGCGCTGCGCAACCAGTTCGGCGGCCACGCCGTCGAGTCGGCGAAGAAGTAG
- the pgi gene encoding glucose-6-phosphate isomerase, translating to MSDSPKLSRRPEWTALEDHRAEAMLHPNLRELFAADPSRAERYVVHVGDLRIDYSKNLVTDETLALLQELAAATGVFELRDAMFRGEKINVTERRAVLHTALRAPREAVVEVDGENVVPKVHAVLDRMTDFADRVRSGEWTGHTGRPIRNIVNIGIGGSDLGPAMAYEALRAYTDRSLTFRFVSNVDGADLHEAVRDLDPEETLFIVASKTFTTIETITNATSARSWLLNGVDGDEKAVAKHFVALSTNAGKVAEFGIDTANMFEFWDWVGGRYSYDSAIGLSLMIAIGPDRFREMLDGFRIVDEHFRNAEAEVNAPLILGLLGIWYGNFFGAQSHAVLPYSHYLSKFTAYLQQLDMESNGKSVDRDGHPVEWQTGPVVWGTPGTNGQHAYYQLIHQGTKLIPADFIGFARPVAELSDELKAQHDLLMANFFAQTQALAFGKTAEEVRAEGVPEEQVPHRTFKGDHPTTTILATELTPSVLGQLIALYEHKVFVQGAIWNIDSFDQWGVELGKVLAKRVEPALTEGTDVPGLDPSTAALVAAYRDLKEVK from the coding sequence ATGTCTGACTCCCCCAAGCTCAGCAGGCGTCCGGAGTGGACGGCCCTGGAGGACCACCGCGCCGAGGCGATGCTCCACCCGAACCTGCGGGAGCTGTTCGCCGCGGACCCCTCCCGCGCGGAGCGGTACGTGGTGCACGTCGGTGACCTGCGGATCGACTACTCGAAGAACCTGGTCACCGACGAGACCCTCGCCCTGTTGCAGGAACTGGCCGCCGCCACCGGCGTGTTCGAGCTGCGCGACGCCATGTTCCGCGGCGAGAAGATCAACGTCACCGAGCGGCGGGCGGTGCTGCACACCGCGCTGCGCGCCCCCCGCGAGGCGGTCGTCGAGGTCGACGGCGAGAACGTCGTCCCCAAGGTCCACGCGGTGCTGGACAGGATGACCGACTTCGCGGACCGGGTCCGCTCGGGTGAGTGGACCGGTCACACCGGCCGCCCCATCCGCAACATCGTCAACATCGGCATCGGCGGCTCCGACCTCGGCCCGGCGATGGCCTACGAGGCGCTGCGCGCCTACACCGACCGTTCCCTGACGTTCCGTTTCGTCTCCAACGTGGACGGCGCCGACCTGCACGAGGCGGTCCGCGACCTCGATCCGGAGGAGACGCTGTTCATCGTCGCCTCCAAGACCTTCACCACGATCGAGACGATCACGAACGCCACCTCGGCGCGGTCCTGGCTGCTGAACGGTGTGGACGGCGACGAGAAGGCGGTCGCCAAGCACTTCGTCGCCCTGTCGACCAACGCCGGGAAGGTCGCCGAGTTCGGCATCGACACGGCCAACATGTTCGAGTTCTGGGACTGGGTCGGCGGACGCTACTCCTACGACTCGGCGATCGGCCTGTCGCTGATGATCGCCATCGGCCCGGACCGGTTCCGGGAGATGCTCGACGGTTTCCGCATCGTCGACGAGCACTTCCGCAACGCCGAAGCCGAGGTCAACGCCCCGCTCATCCTGGGCCTGCTCGGCATCTGGTACGGCAACTTCTTCGGCGCCCAGTCGCACGCGGTGCTGCCGTACTCGCACTACCTGTCGAAGTTCACGGCCTACCTCCAGCAGCTCGACATGGAGTCCAACGGCAAGTCGGTCGACCGCGACGGCCACCCCGTCGAGTGGCAGACCGGCCCCGTCGTCTGGGGCACACCGGGCACCAACGGGCAGCACGCCTACTACCAGCTCATCCACCAGGGCACCAAGCTGATCCCGGCGGACTTCATCGGCTTCGCCCGCCCGGTGGCCGAGCTGAGCGACGAGCTGAAGGCGCAGCACGACCTGCTGATGGCCAACTTCTTCGCCCAGACCCAGGCCCTCGCCTTCGGCAAGACCGCCGAGGAAGTGCGGGCCGAGGGTGTGCCCGAGGAGCAGGTGCCGCACCGCACGTTCAAGGGCGACCACCCCACCACGACGATCCTGGCCACCGAGCTGACCCCGTCGGTGCTGGGCCAGTTGATCGCGCTGTACGAGCACAAGGTGTTCGTGCAGGGCGCGATCTGGAACATCGACTCCTTCGACCAGTGGGGCGTCGAGCTCGGCAAGGTCCTCGCCAAGCGGGTCGAGCCCGCCCTCACCGAGGGCACCGACGTGCCCGGTCTCGACCCGTCCACCGCCGCCCTCGTCGCGGCCTACCGCGATCTCAAGGAAGTGAAGTAA
- the opcA gene encoding glucose-6-phosphate dehydrogenase assembly protein OpcA codes for MRIDLTDTTASKINKALVQGRRAIGTPAVGMVLTMVIVTDEENAYDSMKAAEEASHEHPSRTLVVIKRHARTSRDRTRSHLDAEVRVGSEAGTGETVVLRMYGEVSDHADSVVLPLLLPDAPVVVWWPVDAPENPAKDPLGALAQRRITDMYAVEHPLQALEDRVRSYAPGDTDLAWTRLTPWRSMLAAALDQARQQITSAVVESEPENPSAELLARWLEARLHVPVERVDTAGPVVTGVRLGTGNGEIVIDRPEGPLATLTLPDQPPRTLALKVRPTSELIAEELRRLDADEMYAIALRGEATEETPAHV; via the coding sequence ATGAGGATCGACCTGACCGACACCACGGCAAGCAAGATCAACAAGGCGCTGGTGCAAGGTCGCCGCGCCATCGGCACCCCGGCCGTGGGCATGGTCCTGACGATGGTGATCGTCACGGACGAGGAGAACGCCTACGACTCGATGAAGGCGGCCGAGGAAGCCTCCCACGAGCACCCCTCGCGCACCCTGGTCGTCATCAAGCGCCACGCCCGCACCTCCCGCGACCGCACCCGCTCCCACCTCGACGCCGAGGTGCGGGTGGGTTCCGAGGCCGGCACCGGCGAGACGGTGGTGCTGCGCATGTACGGCGAGGTGTCCGACCACGCCGACTCGGTGGTGCTGCCGCTGCTGCTGCCGGACGCCCCGGTCGTCGTCTGGTGGCCGGTGGACGCGCCGGAGAACCCTGCCAAGGACCCGCTCGGTGCGCTGGCCCAGCGCCGGATCACCGACATGTACGCCGTCGAGCACCCGCTCCAGGCCCTCGAGGACCGCGTCCGGTCCTACGCGCCCGGCGACACCGACCTGGCCTGGACCCGGCTGACCCCGTGGCGCTCCATGCTGGCCGCCGCCCTGGACCAGGCCCGGCAGCAGATCACCTCCGCGGTGGTGGAGAGCGAGCCGGAGAACCCGAGCGCGGAACTGCTGGCCCGCTGGCTGGAGGCGCGGCTGCACGTTCCGGTCGAGCGGGTGGACACCGCCGGACCGGTCGTCACGGGCGTGCGCCTGGGCACCGGGAACGGCGAGATCGTCATCGACCGGCCGGAGGGCCCGCTGGCCACCCTGACCCTGCCGGACCAGCCGCCGCGCACCCTCGCGCTGAAGGTCCGCCCCACCTCCGAACTCATCGCCGAGGAGCTGCGGCGCCTCGACGCGGACGAGATGTACGCCATCGCCCTGCGCGGCGAGGCAACCGAGGAGACCCCCGCACATGTCTGA
- the zwf gene encoding glucose-6-phosphate dehydrogenase: MSEELPKAAAGEAAVTDTSAAGGAKPAKRARKTAGDTGQDAPEQAAQAAQGTKKAKKAAPEAAPAAKRRSAAPVPAADWSNPLRDPRDRRLPRIAGPSGLVIFGVTGDLSRKKLMPAVYDLANRGLLPPGFSLVGFARRDWEDQDFAQVVHDAVKEHARTPFREEVWQQLAEGMRFIPGDFDDDTAFKQLGDAVEELDASRGTSGNYAFYLSVPPKFFPKVVQQLKKHGLADAPEGAWRRAVIEKPFGHDLASACDLNAIVHEVFEPDQVFRIDHYLGKETVQNILALRFANQMYEPIWNRSYVDHVQITMAEDIGIGGRAGYYDGIGAARDVIQNHLLQLLALTAMEEPASFDAESLLTEKLKVLRAVRLPEDLGRHTVRGQYAGGWQGGAQVRGYLEEDGIDPASTTDTYAAIKLAIDNRRWAGVPFYLRTGKRLGRRVTEIAVVFQRAPHSPFDTTATEELGENAIVIRVQPDEGMTVRFGSKVPGTSMEIRDVSMDFAYGESFTESSPEAYERLILDVLLGDANLFPRHQEVEESWRILDPVEEYWATHGRPAQYASGSWGPEEADEMLARDGRSWRRP; encoded by the coding sequence ATGAGCGAGGAGCTTCCAAAAGCGGCGGCCGGTGAGGCCGCGGTGACCGACACGTCCGCGGCCGGCGGGGCCAAGCCCGCCAAGCGGGCCCGCAAGACCGCCGGCGACACCGGACAGGACGCCCCGGAGCAGGCAGCGCAGGCAGCGCAGGGGACGAAGAAGGCGAAGAAGGCGGCCCCCGAGGCCGCCCCGGCGGCGAAGCGGCGGTCCGCCGCCCCCGTCCCGGCCGCCGACTGGTCCAATCCGCTGCGCGACCCGCGCGATCGCCGGCTGCCCCGGATCGCGGGCCCGTCCGGCCTGGTCATCTTCGGGGTCACCGGCGACCTGTCCCGCAAGAAGCTGATGCCGGCCGTCTACGACCTGGCCAACCGCGGCCTGCTGCCGCCGGGCTTCTCGCTGGTGGGCTTCGCCCGCCGGGACTGGGAGGACCAGGACTTCGCGCAGGTCGTGCACGACGCGGTCAAGGAGCACGCGCGGACGCCGTTCCGCGAGGAGGTGTGGCAGCAGCTCGCCGAGGGCATGCGCTTCATCCCCGGCGACTTCGACGACGACACCGCGTTCAAGCAGCTCGGGGACGCCGTGGAGGAGCTGGACGCCTCCCGCGGCACCAGCGGCAACTACGCCTTCTACCTCTCCGTGCCGCCGAAGTTCTTCCCCAAGGTCGTCCAGCAGCTCAAGAAGCACGGGCTGGCCGACGCCCCGGAGGGCGCCTGGCGCCGCGCGGTCATCGAGAAGCCGTTCGGGCACGACCTGGCCAGCGCCTGCGACCTGAACGCGATCGTGCACGAGGTCTTCGAGCCGGACCAGGTCTTCCGCATCGACCACTACCTGGGCAAGGAGACCGTCCAGAACATCCTGGCGCTGCGCTTCGCCAACCAGATGTACGAGCCGATCTGGAACCGCTCGTACGTCGACCATGTGCAGATCACGATGGCCGAGGACATCGGCATCGGCGGCCGGGCCGGCTATTACGACGGCATCGGCGCCGCCCGCGACGTCATCCAGAACCACCTGCTCCAGTTGCTCGCGCTGACCGCGATGGAGGAGCCCGCCTCCTTCGACGCCGAGTCGCTGCTCACCGAGAAACTGAAGGTGCTGCGGGCGGTCCGGCTGCCCGAGGACCTCGGCCGGCACACCGTGCGCGGGCAGTACGCGGGCGGCTGGCAGGGCGGCGCCCAGGTGCGCGGCTATCTGGAGGAGGACGGCATCGACCCGGCCTCCACCACCGACACCTACGCCGCGATCAAGCTGGCCATCGACAACCGCCGCTGGGCGGGCGTCCCCTTCTACCTGCGCACCGGCAAGCGGCTGGGCCGCCGGGTGACGGAGATCGCGGTCGTCTTCCAGCGGGCCCCGCACTCCCCCTTCGACACCACCGCCACCGAGGAGCTGGGCGAGAACGCGATCGTCATCCGCGTCCAGCCCGACGAGGGCATGACGGTCCGCTTCGGCTCCAAGGTGCCGGGCACCTCGATGGAGATCCGGGACGTGTCGATGGACTTCGCCTACGGCGAGTCGTTCACCGAGTCCAGCCCGGAGGCGTACGAGCGGCTCATCCTGGACGTTCTTCTGGGGGACGCCAACCTGTTCCCCCGTCACCAGGAAGTGGAAGAGTCCTGGAGGATCCTCGACCCGGTCGAGGAGTACTGGGCCACGCACGGCAGGCCCGCGCAGTACGCCTCGGGGAGCTGGGGACCCGAGGAAGCCGACGAGATGCTCGCACGAGACGGACGGAGCTGGCGCAGGCCATGA
- the tal gene encoding transaldolase: MITLSEATAPAGALKRLSDQGVSIWLDDLSRKRIDSGNLAGLIETKHVVGVTTNPSIFQAAIGSGEGYEEQLADLAVRGVTVDEAVRMMTTADVRAAADVLKPVFEASGGRDGRVSIEVDPRLAHDTAATVAEARQLAWLVDRPNVMIKIPATKAGLPAITEVIGAGISVNVTLIFSLERYREVMDAYLAGLEKARAAGHDLSAIHSVASFFVSRVDSEIDKRLTLLGTDEALALKGKAALANARLAYEAYEEVFSGGRWTALAGARANKQRPLWASTGVKDPAYRDTLYVEELVAPGTVNTMPEATLDATADHGDIQGDTVTGGYAQARADLAAVERLGISYDEVVRQLEDEGVAKFEVAWQDLLDAVTKSLNSKGVDGE; encoded by the coding sequence ATGATCACTTTGTCCGAAGCAACCGCGCCCGCGGGAGCACTCAAGCGCCTGTCCGACCAGGGCGTCTCCATCTGGCTGGACGACCTGTCCCGCAAGCGCATCGACTCCGGCAACCTGGCCGGACTGATCGAGACGAAGCACGTCGTCGGCGTCACCACCAACCCCTCCATCTTCCAGGCCGCCATCGGCTCCGGCGAGGGGTACGAGGAGCAGCTCGCCGACCTGGCGGTGCGCGGCGTCACCGTCGACGAGGCGGTGCGCATGATGACCACCGCCGACGTCCGCGCCGCCGCCGACGTGCTGAAGCCGGTGTTCGAGGCCAGCGGCGGCCGGGACGGCCGGGTCTCCATCGAGGTGGACCCCCGCCTGGCCCACGACACCGCCGCCACCGTCGCCGAGGCCCGGCAGCTCGCCTGGCTGGTCGACCGGCCCAACGTGATGATCAAGATTCCGGCGACCAAGGCGGGCCTGCCGGCGATCACCGAGGTCATCGGGGCGGGCATCAGCGTGAACGTGACGCTGATCTTCTCGCTGGAGCGCTACCGCGAGGTCATGGACGCCTACCTCGCCGGCCTGGAGAAGGCGCGGGCGGCCGGGCACGACCTGTCGGCCATCCACTCCGTCGCCTCCTTCTTCGTCTCCCGCGTCGACAGCGAGATCGACAAGCGGCTGACGCTGCTGGGCACCGACGAGGCCCTCGCCCTGAAGGGCAAGGCGGCCCTGGCCAACGCGCGGCTCGCCTACGAGGCGTACGAGGAGGTCTTCTCCGGGGGCCGCTGGACCGCCCTGGCCGGAGCCCGCGCCAACAAGCAGCGCCCCCTGTGGGCCTCCACCGGTGTGAAGGACCCGGCATACCGGGACACTCTGTACGTGGAGGAGCTGGTCGCCCCCGGCACCGTGAACACGATGCCGGAGGCCACCTTGGACGCCACCGCCGATCACGGCGACATCCAGGGCGACACGGTCACCGGCGGCTACGCCCAGGCCCGCGCCGACCTGGCGGCCGTCGAGCGGCTCGGCATCTCCTACGACGAGGTGGTGCGGCAGCTGGAGGACGAGGGCGTCGCCAAGTTCGAGGTGGCCTGGCAGGACCTGCTCGACGCCGTGACGAAGTCCCTGAACAGCAAGGGAGTGGACGGGGAATGA